In a single window of the uncultured Pseudodesulfovibrio sp. genome:
- a CDS encoding radical SAM protein yields the protein MKFTLVSPPNPDNTGTFRPPVALATMAAVCRDRGHEPLIYDFEAMKLTSATEMAELLLADEPDVVGFSCMTPRYPIAVRTAEEIKKRSPETVVVMGGVHISGDPEGSLRSPAIDYIVVGEGEYPTVELLDALEQGLSTDDIPNVGRMIDGVPHIQPVRPFIADLDELPFPAYDLLPLDLYLDDELFIDRYMGVMTSRGCAWNCIFCASNTIWKRKVRFHSAKRVVDELEELVTRFGIREFYFYDDNFTVNRKRTLAICDDIIRRGLNIRFFIALRADTTDFEVVTALKNAGCFIAWLGVESGDDEILKVIGKGVTREHIIAASDVLREVGLPFFASYIFGHPGDTEETIERTMEVARRVDANYSKFFIAIPYPGTKLHALAVERELIVPDDSRDLSRYHTYQNVVANFSTLSDEELMARQTSAYEEFDLRKKPVAPPTSHPNQAQK from the coding sequence ATGAAATTTACGCTTGTCAGCCCTCCGAACCCGGACAATACCGGAACGTTTCGCCCGCCGGTCGCTCTTGCGACCATGGCCGCGGTCTGCCGCGACCGAGGACACGAACCCCTGATCTATGATTTCGAAGCCATGAAACTGACCTCGGCCACGGAAATGGCCGAACTGCTCCTGGCCGACGAACCGGACGTGGTGGGGTTCAGCTGCATGACGCCCCGGTATCCCATCGCCGTCCGCACCGCAGAAGAAATCAAGAAACGCAGCCCGGAAACGGTCGTCGTCATGGGAGGCGTGCACATCTCCGGCGATCCCGAAGGCTCCCTCCGCAGCCCGGCCATCGACTACATCGTGGTCGGCGAGGGCGAGTATCCCACGGTGGAGTTGCTCGACGCGCTGGAACAGGGGTTGTCCACCGACGACATTCCCAATGTGGGCCGGATGATCGACGGTGTGCCGCATATCCAGCCGGTCCGGCCGTTCATCGCGGACCTCGACGAGCTGCCCTTCCCGGCCTACGACCTGCTGCCCCTCGACCTCTACCTCGACGACGAACTGTTCATCGACCGCTACATGGGCGTGATGACGTCGCGCGGCTGCGCCTGGAACTGCATTTTCTGCGCGTCCAACACCATCTGGAAACGGAAGGTCCGGTTCCATTCCGCCAAACGCGTCGTGGACGAACTGGAAGAGCTGGTCACCAGATTCGGCATCCGGGAATTCTATTTCTACGACGACAACTTCACGGTCAACAGGAAGCGGACCCTGGCCATCTGCGACGACATCATCCGGCGCGGGCTGAATATCCGCTTCTTCATCGCCCTCCGGGCCGACACCACGGACTTCGAGGTGGTCACGGCCCTGAAGAACGCCGGATGTTTCATCGCCTGGCTCGGGGTCGAGTCCGGCGACGACGAGATCCTCAAGGTCATCGGCAAGGGTGTGACCAGAGAGCACATCATCGCCGCTTCGGACGTGCTCCGGGAAGTCGGACTCCCGTTTTTCGCCTCCTATATCTTCGGGCATCCCGGCGACACCGAAGAGACCATCGAGCGGACCATGGAAGTGGCCCGGCGGGTGGATGCCAACTACTCCAAGTTCTTCATCGCCATCCCCTATCCCGGCACCAAGCTGCACGCGCTGGCCGTGGAACGCGAACTGATCGTGCCGGATGATTCCAGGGACCTTTCCCGATACCACACCTACCAGAACGTAGTGGCGAACTTCTCGACCCTGAGCGACGAGGAACTGATGGCCCGTCAGACTTCGGCCTACGAAGAATTCGATCTGCGGAAAAAGCCCGTCGCTCCCCCGACATCCCACCCCAACCAAGCCCAAAAATGA
- a CDS encoding dTDP-4-dehydrorhamnose 3,5-epimerase family protein — protein sequence MQTFKDTALEGVKLISLDPFEDHRGSYVELYNRAFYTENGLDVRFVEDDISTSERNVLRGIHGDTRTWKLISCLYGRFYLVVVNNDENSPQYRQWTSFTLSAENRLQVLVPPRFGNGHLVLSDKAIFHYKQSEYYNPEGQFTLKWDDPDLDIWWPMRNPVLSRRDEQGSW from the coding sequence GTGCAGACATTCAAGGACACCGCCCTCGAGGGGGTCAAACTCATCTCCCTGGACCCGTTCGAGGACCACAGGGGCAGCTACGTCGAGCTCTATAACAGGGCGTTCTACACCGAGAACGGGCTCGATGTCCGTTTCGTGGAGGACGACATATCCACCTCGGAACGCAACGTGCTCAGGGGCATCCACGGCGACACGCGCACCTGGAAGCTCATTTCCTGCCTCTACGGACGATTCTATCTGGTGGTGGTCAACAACGACGAGAACTCGCCCCAATACCGGCAGTGGACGTCCTTCACCCTTTCCGCCGAGAACCGGCTCCAGGTGCTGGTGCCGCCCCGCTTCGGCAACGGTCACCTCGTCCTGAGCGACAAGGCGATCTTCCATTACAAGCAGAGCGAGTATTACAACCCGGAAGGACAGTTCACCCTGAAATGGGATGACCCGGATCTGGACATCTGGTGGCCCATGCGGAACCCGGTCCTTTCCCGCCGGGACGAACAGGGAAGCTGGTAG
- a CDS encoding sugar phosphate nucleotidyltransferase → MMHTPEDITAVVLCGGKGTRLRSLVPDRPKALVSVGGREVIFRVLDWLAESGIRRCVLCTGFMGEAIRESVGETYGAMRIEYSHESRTLGTGGAALKAVDDLGIDQCLVLNGDTLFDAPLRPFLEWSAGIDEQAGIMLTAMEDARDYGLILLDPNGRVESFREKPTQPEPGLVNAGVYYFRRSVFSAFPPDTELSMEKDVLPGLTRDGLAGFVFQGGFLDVGTPSRFADANRRYGSESGA, encoded by the coding sequence ATGATGCACACCCCGGAAGACATAACAGCTGTCGTCCTGTGCGGCGGAAAGGGCACGCGCCTGCGGAGCCTGGTTCCGGACAGGCCCAAGGCCCTTGTCAGCGTGGGGGGCCGGGAAGTCATCTTTCGGGTGCTCGACTGGTTGGCCGAGAGCGGGATCAGGCGGTGTGTCCTGTGCACCGGCTTCATGGGAGAGGCGATACGCGAGTCGGTCGGGGAGACCTACGGGGCCATGCGCATCGAGTATTCGCATGAAAGCCGCACCCTGGGGACCGGGGGCGCGGCCTTGAAGGCCGTGGACGACCTTGGAATCGACCAGTGCCTCGTTCTGAACGGGGACACGCTTTTCGACGCGCCGTTGCGTCCTTTCCTTGAGTGGAGCGCCGGTATCGACGAGCAGGCCGGGATCATGCTGACCGCCATGGAGGATGCCCGGGACTATGGACTGATTCTCCTCGATCCCAACGGCAGGGTCGAGTCGTTCAGGGAAAAGCCCACCCAGCCGGAGCCGGGGCTGGTCAATGCTGGGGTATACTATTTCAGACGGTCCGTTTTCTCGGCGTTTCCGCCCGACACGGAGCTTTCCATGGAGAAGGACGTCCTGCCGGGCCTGACCCGGGACGGGCTCGCCGGGTTCGTCTTTCAGGGCGGCTTTCTGGACGTCGGGACCCCCTCGCGGTTCGCGGACGCCAATCGCAGATACGGTTCGGAGAGCGGCGCATGA
- a CDS encoding NAD-dependent epimerase/dehydratase family protein — translation MLEADILNYLKGKSACVTGGTGLIGRQVTSLLCDAGADVRVVSLDDIVVDERAEHVKADLTELSTCKDILQGMDLVFHLAGIKGSIDVTINKPASHFVPALMFNTNVLEASRLNKVEKLVYTSSIGAYSSAEVFVEGKNEDGPPMDFYAGWGKRMAEFQIQTYKIQYGMDNYSVVRPCNVYGPGDNFDPDNAMVIPTLMHRIRSGMDPVLVWGDGSAIRDFAFSRDVAIGTIQALYYGTGDSPYLNLGSGEGYSIRELVETLQEVVEFTPFFDTSKPSGFPRRVMDVSLSRERIHFNPQTSLKQGLQETWDWYMQNEDEYKHKQNYFVSE, via the coding sequence ATGCTTGAAGCAGACATACTGAATTACCTGAAGGGAAAGAGCGCCTGCGTCACCGGCGGCACCGGACTCATCGGCCGGCAGGTGACCAGCCTCCTCTGCGATGCCGGGGCCGACGTCAGGGTCGTCTCCCTGGATGACATCGTCGTGGACGAGCGGGCCGAACACGTCAAAGCCGACCTCACCGAACTGTCCACCTGCAAGGACATCCTTCAGGGCATGGACCTGGTCTTCCACCTGGCGGGCATCAAGGGGTCGATCGACGTGACCATCAACAAGCCGGCCAGCCATTTCGTCCCGGCCCTGATGTTCAACACCAACGTGCTGGAGGCCAGCCGCCTGAACAAGGTGGAGAAGCTCGTCTACACCTCCTCCATCGGCGCATACAGCAGCGCCGAGGTCTTTGTTGAAGGCAAAAACGAGGACGGCCCGCCCATGGATTTCTATGCCGGTTGGGGCAAGCGCATGGCGGAGTTCCAGATCCAGACCTACAAGATCCAGTACGGCATGGACAACTACTCGGTGGTGCGGCCCTGCAACGTGTACGGCCCCGGTGACAATTTCGACCCGGACAACGCCATGGTCATCCCCACCCTGATGCACCGCATCCGGTCCGGCATGGACCCCGTGCTGGTCTGGGGCGACGGATCGGCCATCCGCGACTTCGCCTTCAGCCGCGACGTGGCCATCGGGACCATCCAGGCCCTGTACTACGGCACCGGGGACTCGCCCTACCTGAACCTGGGCAGCGGCGAGGGCTACTCGATCAGGGAGCTGGTGGAGACGCTACAGGAAGTGGTCGAGTTCACGCCCTTCTTCGACACCTCCAAGCCCTCGGGTTTCCCGCGCCGGGTCATGGACGTCAGCCTGTCCCGCGAGCGCATCCACTTCAACCCGCAGACCTCGCTCAAGCAGGGACTTCAGGAGACCTGGGACTGGTACATGCAGAACGAGGACGAGTACAAACACAAGCAGAACTATTTCGTTTCGGAGTAA
- a CDS encoding transketolase: MNQRCKDIRKNIVRISHDSGHGHLPSCFSVIEMLVALYGHMNHFPDDPGNPERDIFLLSKGHAALGLYCVLADQGYFSVDNVCTFGGFGSTFGCHADRTKIPGIEASTGSLGHGIGLAVGVAQAAKIRKSGQQVYALVGDGEANEGSVWESLLVAESLGLDNLTVFYDDNRSHSRGLQIGNPAEKLAAFGCQVHDVNGHDIDAITAALQAETDRPKAIVGRTIKGFGSRLLADNQHEWHRKSPNDEQLEIILGEIDAAAV; encoded by the coding sequence ATGAACCAACGATGCAAAGACATACGCAAAAACATCGTACGGATATCCCATGACAGCGGCCATGGGCACCTGCCGTCCTGTTTTTCCGTCATAGAGATGCTCGTGGCCCTCTACGGCCACATGAACCATTTCCCGGATGATCCGGGCAATCCCGAACGGGACATTTTCCTCCTGAGCAAAGGGCACGCCGCGCTTGGCCTGTACTGCGTCCTGGCAGATCAGGGGTATTTCTCCGTGGACAACGTGTGCACCTTCGGCGGATTCGGGTCCACCTTCGGCTGCCACGCGGACCGCACCAAAATTCCGGGAATCGAGGCCTCCACAGGCTCGCTGGGACACGGCATCGGCCTGGCCGTGGGCGTTGCCCAGGCGGCGAAGATCCGCAAGTCCGGGCAACAGGTCTACGCGCTCGTCGGCGACGGCGAAGCCAACGAAGGCTCGGTCTGGGAAAGCCTGCTCGTGGCCGAAAGCCTCGGCCTGGACAACCTGACGGTCTTCTACGACGACAACCGTTCGCACAGCAGGGGCCTCCAGATCGGCAACCCGGCGGAAAAACTGGCGGCCTTCGGCTGCCAGGTCCACGACGTGAACGGCCACGACATCGACGCCATCACGGCCGCACTCCAGGCCGAAACGGACCGCCCCAAGGCCATTGTGGGGCGCACCATCAAGGGGTTCGGCTCCCGTCTTCTGGCGGACAACCAGCACGAGTGGCACAGAAAATCGCCCAACGACGAGCAGTTGGAAATCATACTGGGAGAGATCGATGCGGCGGCAGTTTAA
- a CDS encoding crotonobetainyl-CoA--carnitine CoA-transferase: MKTEKHDAIVLSSSAEKDSQSLLTDQLLESPIPPDELLANLGLFLTSKNLSRVLFFYEIYKKIVNTHGVICEFGVRWGQTLSILSALRGIFEPFNRHRKIIGFDTFTGLRGVGEEDGKLSKTADNSFSVTEGYEERLEHILTLQEALNPISHLKKFELVKGDACETIPAYMKRQPETLISLAIFDFDIYKPTKAALEAVKSRLYKGSVLVFDELCDDYFPGETQALLETFNLSDLRIQRHPMTARVSYAVIE, translated from the coding sequence ATGAAAACGGAAAAACACGACGCCATCGTCCTGTCCTCGTCCGCGGAAAAGGACAGCCAGTCCCTGCTCACGGACCAGCTTCTGGAGTCCCCCATTCCCCCGGACGAGCTGCTGGCCAACCTGGGCCTGTTCCTCACCTCGAAGAACCTCTCGAGAGTGCTGTTCTTCTACGAGATCTATAAAAAAATCGTCAACACCCACGGCGTGATCTGCGAATTCGGCGTGCGCTGGGGCCAGACCCTGTCCATCCTGTCCGCCCTCCGGGGCATCTTCGAGCCGTTCAACCGGCACCGCAAGATCATCGGGTTCGACACCTTCACCGGACTGCGCGGCGTGGGCGAGGAGGACGGCAAGCTCTCGAAAACCGCGGACAACTCCTTTTCGGTGACCGAAGGGTACGAGGAACGTCTGGAGCATATCCTCACCCTCCAGGAGGCCCTGAACCCCATTTCCCATTTGAAGAAATTCGAGCTGGTCAAAGGGGACGCCTGCGAGACCATCCCCGCCTATATGAAGCGGCAGCCGGAGACCCTCATCAGCCTCGCCATCTTCGATTTCGACATCTACAAGCCGACCAAGGCGGCGCTGGAAGCCGTCAAGAGCCGGCTCTACAAGGGCAGCGTCCTGGTCTTCGACGAACTCTGCGACGACTATTTCCCGGGCGAGACCCAGGCCCTGCTTGAAACGTTCAACCTGTCCGATCTCCGCATCCAGCGGCACCCCATGACGGCCAGAGTTTCCTACGCGGTGATAGAATGA
- a CDS encoding glycosyltransferase: MTYTLVKITMGYEEYLEALYASRPEMRTASYAGQQAFVFGDAFGEADNLERHLTRLGVEAHTVIANCAPMQDAWAREHGLDPRTVDILEAQLREYRPTVLFIHNCFRHDDAFIRRIRAQVPSVRLVVGWCGIGFNDEWTRRWTEFDAILTCNPTQHADLLAAGIPSEVVLHGFEEGNLAKLDAVAPGEDFDLLFTGSMIASNDYHRGRIRILEALVDEGLPLRIFSKPLPDPAVFPAKLLERIEPPLYGLRMLAALRRAKVVFNSHLDGNGEYAGNSRLFEATGVGTCLLTDQKRNIAELFEPDREIVTFSGAEDCARKARRLLQDDALRRSIAQAGQKRTLANYTYADRARAIHEFITGSLRAKQPRRVAGREGYIA; this comes from the coding sequence ATGACGTATACACTGGTCAAGATCACCATGGGGTACGAGGAGTACCTGGAGGCCCTCTACGCCTCCCGGCCGGAAATGCGCACGGCTTCGTATGCCGGGCAACAGGCGTTCGTGTTCGGCGACGCCTTTGGAGAGGCCGACAATCTGGAGCGGCATCTCACCCGGCTCGGCGTCGAGGCCCATACCGTCATCGCAAACTGCGCCCCCATGCAGGACGCCTGGGCCAGAGAGCACGGGCTGGACCCTCGGACCGTGGATATTCTGGAAGCGCAGCTGCGGGAATACCGCCCGACGGTCCTGTTCATCCACAACTGCTTCCGGCATGACGACGCGTTCATTCGGCGCATACGTGCGCAGGTCCCTTCCGTTCGGCTGGTGGTCGGGTGGTGCGGGATCGGCTTCAACGACGAGTGGACCCGGCGGTGGACGGAATTCGACGCGATCCTGACCTGCAACCCGACGCAGCATGCCGATCTTTTGGCGGCGGGCATACCCAGCGAGGTGGTGCTCCACGGTTTCGAGGAAGGCAACCTTGCGAAACTCGACGCGGTCGCTCCGGGAGAGGACTTCGATCTGTTGTTCACCGGCTCGATGATCGCTTCCAACGATTACCACCGGGGGCGGATACGCATTCTGGAGGCGCTGGTGGACGAGGGGCTGCCGTTACGCATTTTTTCCAAGCCATTGCCGGACCCGGCTGTCTTTCCCGCCAAGCTGCTGGAGCGCATCGAGCCTCCCCTGTACGGGCTGCGCATGCTGGCCGCGTTGCGCCGGGCCAAGGTCGTGTTCAATTCACACCTGGACGGCAACGGCGAGTATGCGGGCAACTCGCGCCTTTTCGAGGCGACCGGGGTGGGGACGTGCCTTTTGACCGACCAAAAAAGGAACATCGCCGAACTGTTCGAGCCGGACAGGGAGATCGTGACCTTTTCGGGCGCAGAGGATTGCGCGCGCAAGGCGCGCCGCCTGTTGCAGGATGACGCCCTGCGCCGGAGCATCGCGCAGGCCGGTCAGAAGCGGACGCTTGCGAACTACACCTACGCCGACCGCGCACGGGCCATTCATGAATTCATAACCGGTTCGCTGCGGGCCAAACAGCCACGCCGCGTGGCCGGACGAGAAGGATACATCGCATGA
- a CDS encoding acylneuraminate cytidylyltransferase family protein → MNHCKEQHLTVAGIPARSGSKRLKNKNIRKLNGVPLIAYSIRFAKSLPGIDRVVVNTDSPEYAAIAREYGAETPFLRPKESSTDTASLGDTMAQVCDYFHREEETHIAKYVTLLPTSIFRNREMLTDALNAADEYRLVASVKEVDFSPNRYGVPMDGQLVPLGPMIKKPFEEGCYTKGVGLFSIQGVDIMPLKRQKLYKIRSVYELIDIDTEDDFKLAETVLREGLYDFGVDLGL, encoded by the coding sequence ATGAACCACTGCAAGGAACAGCACCTCACCGTTGCGGGTATCCCCGCGCGATCGGGTTCCAAGCGCCTGAAAAACAAGAATATCAGGAAACTCAACGGGGTGCCCCTCATCGCCTATTCCATTCGGTTCGCCAAGTCGCTGCCCGGTATCGACCGGGTGGTGGTCAATACCGACAGCCCCGAATACGCGGCCATTGCCAGGGAGTACGGCGCGGAGACCCCGTTTTTGCGGCCCAAGGAGTCCTCGACCGACACGGCCAGCCTCGGGGACACCATGGCGCAGGTCTGCGACTATTTTCATCGGGAGGAGGAGACGCATATCGCCAAGTACGTGACGCTGCTGCCGACCTCCATCTTTCGGAACAGGGAGATGTTGACCGATGCGCTGAACGCGGCGGACGAGTATCGCCTGGTCGCCTCGGTGAAGGAAGTCGATTTTTCGCCCAACAGGTACGGCGTCCCCATGGACGGCCAGCTCGTCCCCCTCGGCCCCATGATCAAGAAGCCCTTCGAGGAGGGCTGCTACACCAAGGGCGTCGGGCTCTTCTCCATCCAGGGAGTGGACATCATGCCGCTCAAACGGCAGAAGCTCTACAAGATACGTAGCGTCTACGAACTGATCGACATCGACACCGAAGACGATTTCAAGCTGGCGGAAACCGTCCTCCGGGAAGGGCTCTACGACTTCGGCGTCGATCTCGGTCTGTGA
- a CDS encoding kinase, which produces MIITRTPYRLSFFGGGTDYPLYYREHGGAVLNATINKYCYIHLRYLPPFFDHKYLVRYSRQETVSHIADIEHPSVRECLRFMGIDEGIELTHTGDIPAMSGVGSSSSFTVGLLKALYALKGKMVNKRVLAYDAIDVEQNHIGENVGSQDQVAASFGGINKIEFGRDGTIVVHPMPLEEHTQEQLQSSIMLIFTGISRYSHEIAEEQIRQTPNKCSELSEMRDMVEYAISILNRGADHLDEFGRLLHDSWQLKRSLTGKISNPVIDDLYDTARRAGALGGKVCGAGGGGFVLLYVPPQNRAKVTEALGGLLQVPFRFEQLGSQILHFSK; this is translated from the coding sequence ATGATCATCACCCGGACTCCATACCGCCTCTCGTTTTTCGGGGGAGGAACGGACTACCCCCTGTATTACCGGGAACATGGAGGGGCGGTTCTGAACGCGACCATCAACAAGTACTGCTACATCCATCTGCGGTACCTGCCGCCGTTCTTCGATCACAAGTATCTGGTCCGCTACTCCCGCCAGGAGACCGTTTCGCACATTGCGGACATCGAGCATCCTTCGGTCCGCGAATGCCTGCGCTTCATGGGGATCGACGAGGGCATCGAGCTGACGCATACGGGCGACATTCCGGCCATGTCCGGCGTGGGGTCCAGTTCGTCGTTCACCGTGGGGCTGCTGAAGGCCCTGTACGCCCTCAAGGGCAAGATGGTGAACAAGCGCGTCCTGGCCTATGACGCCATCGACGTGGAACAGAACCACATCGGCGAAAACGTCGGCTCCCAGGATCAGGTGGCCGCGTCCTTCGGCGGTATCAACAAGATCGAGTTCGGCCGGGACGGGACCATCGTGGTGCATCCCATGCCGCTTGAAGAGCATACCCAGGAGCAGTTGCAGAGCTCCATCATGCTCATATTCACGGGTATTTCCCGATATTCCCACGAGATCGCCGAAGAGCAGATCCGGCAGACGCCGAACAAGTGTTCCGAGTTGTCCGAAATGCGCGACATGGTCGAGTACGCCATCAGTATTCTCAACCGGGGCGCGGACCATCTGGACGAATTCGGGCGGCTGCTGCACGATTCCTGGCAGTTGAAGCGGAGCCTCACAGGCAAGATATCCAACCCGGTCATCGACGACCTGTACGACACGGCCAGAAGGGCGGGCGCCCTGGGCGGCAAGGTGTGCGGCGCGGGAGGCGGCGGATTTGTGCTGCTGTACGTCCCTCCGCAGAACCGGGCAAAGGTGACCGAGGCACTGGGCGGGCTGTTGCAGGTTCCCTTCCGGTTCGAACAGCTCGGCTCGCAGATTCTCCATTTTTCCAAATGA
- a CDS encoding radical SAM protein: MHSVEFVVSTWHYFANPFKLHPLNELYLATVLEDRLGSAVQVGVSDLRAARKENSTLDDCIDSIPERDMYVHWIAKTGDSVEVAAIVHRLRQRFPKAKHVGGGVHVETFQEESLKVFDAIVVGPGEESLQKAVLDAADKKLQQRYASRWQDVDFNDYPFPKREFLPESAIMNTALFEKYGGMPSTSVMFSRGCNFNCAYCYCNIPHFIQLRSPENITREVEYLKANYGLTAVNLRDEIAIPLSRKHALARMEALADCNVAWRGQTRVGLDRDILKTASESGCVELAIGVESVSTTALEIVDKQINLDQVRDFIANAHDFNIKIKMCLIMGLPGEPRDILERTKAFIEETTPDYVNVSGFDPMPGSHVFRDPKKFGIKTINTDWEKHAHLLFRFSDQEHFGLPFEFEENAPWGKAFSREEIMANLLDLQGYLRENNMCY, from the coding sequence ATGCATTCTGTTGAATTCGTCGTATCCACCTGGCATTACTTCGCCAATCCGTTCAAATTGCACCCATTGAACGAGCTTTATCTGGCCACAGTGCTGGAAGACCGCCTCGGTTCGGCGGTTCAGGTGGGCGTGTCCGATCTGCGGGCGGCCCGCAAGGAAAACTCCACGCTGGACGATTGCATCGACAGCATCCCCGAGCGGGACATGTACGTTCACTGGATCGCCAAGACCGGAGATTCCGTGGAGGTGGCCGCCATCGTCCATCGGCTGCGCCAGCGCTTCCCCAAGGCCAAACACGTGGGCGGGGGCGTACACGTGGAGACATTCCAGGAAGAATCCCTCAAGGTCTTCGACGCGATCGTGGTCGGACCGGGCGAGGAGTCGTTGCAGAAGGCCGTCCTGGACGCGGCCGACAAGAAACTCCAGCAACGCTATGCATCCCGCTGGCAGGATGTCGATTTCAACGACTACCCGTTCCCCAAACGCGAGTTCCTGCCCGAATCCGCGATCATGAACACTGCGCTGTTCGAAAAATACGGCGGAATGCCGTCCACCTCGGTCATGTTCTCCAGGGGCTGCAACTTCAACTGCGCCTACTGCTATTGCAACATCCCGCACTTCATCCAGCTGCGCAGCCCGGAAAACATCACCAGGGAAGTGGAATACCTCAAGGCCAATTACGGGCTGACCGCGGTCAACCTCCGGGATGAAATAGCCATCCCGCTTTCCCGCAAACACGCCCTGGCCCGCATGGAGGCCCTGGCCGACTGCAACGTCGCCTGGCGGGGCCAGACCCGCGTGGGCCTCGACCGCGACATTCTGAAGACGGCCAGCGAATCGGGATGCGTGGAGCTGGCCATCGGCGTGGAGAGCGTGTCCACGACCGCCCTGGAAATCGTGGACAAACAGATCAACCTCGATCAGGTCCGCGACTTCATCGCCAATGCCCACGACTTCAACATCAAGATCAAGATGTGCCTGATCATGGGCCTCCCCGGGGAGCCGCGCGACATCCTGGAGCGCACCAAGGCCTTCATCGAGGAGACCACTCCGGACTACGTCAACGTCTCCGGTTTCGACCCCATGCCCGGTTCCCACGTCTTCCGGGACCCCAAGAAGTTCGGTATCAAGACGATCAACACGGACTGGGAAAAGCACGCCCACCTGCTCTTCCGTTTTTCGGACCAGGAGCATTTCGGCCTGCCCTTTGAATTCGAAGAAAACGCGCCGTGGGGCAAGGCCTTCTCGCGAGAGGAAATCATGGCCAACCTGCTGGACCTGCAAGGGTACCTGCGCGAAAACAACATGTGTTACTAA
- a CDS encoding NAD(P)-dependent oxidoreductase produces MHEFYKNVPVTVTGGTGFVGSHFAKALAEAGADVTVVRHKRDMPFDIEGVKFVEADLCDREQACKALEGARYVFHAAGAVSAAGTTTTNPTSAITENLVLTARTLEAASTAKVERCLIFSSGTTAYPLTDHPVTEDEMWGAPPPDVYFGYGWMRRYLELLGQFTAQKGGVDIAICRPTAVYGRYDDFNLKTCHVVPALINRAVAGDSPLEVWGTGDEMRDFLHITDLVRGCMLLLMKKADCTPINIGYGSVVTIRDIAEIVMRAAGRSEADIKFDPDKPTTIAKRLVNTDKARELLGFEPAVTLEEGLTDVVRWFKGVRGQ; encoded by the coding sequence ATGCATGAATTTTATAAGAACGTGCCGGTGACCGTTACCGGCGGCACCGGCTTCGTGGGCTCGCATTTCGCCAAGGCCCTGGCCGAGGCCGGAGCCGACGTCACCGTGGTCCGCCACAAACGGGACATGCCTTTCGACATAGAGGGCGTGAAGTTCGTGGAAGCCGATCTCTGCGACCGGGAGCAGGCCTGCAAGGCGCTTGAGGGAGCCCGGTACGTGTTCCACGCGGCGGGCGCGGTCTCCGCGGCCGGGACCACGACCACCAACCCCACCTCCGCCATCACGGAGAACCTGGTCCTCACGGCCCGGACCCTGGAAGCGGCAAGCACCGCCAAGGTGGAGCGTTGCCTGATCTTTTCCAGCGGAACCACGGCCTACCCGCTGACCGACCACCCAGTGACCGAGGACGAGATGTGGGGCGCACCGCCGCCGGACGTCTACTTCGGCTATGGCTGGATGCGCCGTTACCTCGAGCTGCTCGGCCAGTTCACCGCCCAAAAGGGCGGCGTGGACATCGCCATCTGCCGCCCCACCGCCGTGTACGGTCGTTACGACGACTTCAACCTGAAGACCTGCCACGTGGTCCCCGCGCTCATCAACAGGGCCGTGGCGGGCGACTCTCCGCTGGAGGTCTGGGGAACCGGCGATGAGATGCGGGACTTCCTGCACATCACGGACCTGGTTCGCGGCTGCATGCTCCTGCTGATGAAAAAGGCGGACTGCACGCCGATCAACATCGGCTACGGCTCGGTGGTGACCATCCGCGATATCGCGGAGATAGTCATGCGCGCCGCAGGCCGCAGCGAAGCGGACATCAAGTTCGACCCGGACAAGCCGACCACCATCGCCAAGCGGCTGGTCAACACGGACAAGGCCCGCGAGCTGCTCGGCTTCGAACCCGCCGTCACCCTGGAGGAAGGCCTCACGGACGTGGTGCGCTGGTTCAAGGGGGTCCGCGGTCAATGA